One genomic segment of Halorientalis litorea includes these proteins:
- a CDS encoding 3-hydroxyacyl-CoA dehydrogenase family protein, producing MRITVIGAGSMGHGIAQVSAAVGHDVLLNDIDDERVQAGLDAIEGNLQEGIERGKVTEGERDATLGNIDGTADFDAAVEGADFVVEAVPEDMDLKKDVLTDVEALVAEDAIVGTNTSSLSVTELASALDTPERVAGVHFFNPPHIMPLVEVIVAEQTSEATEQAVVDYVEDIDKDPVVVRDTAGFASSRLGVVLGLEAMRMVESGVASVEDIDTSMREGYNHPMGPLKLTDMVGLDVRLDIAEYLTDELGQRFRPPQILRRKVRAGNLGKKSGEGFYIWEDGEAVRPAGEGGR from the coding sequence ATGCGGATTACAGTTATCGGTGCTGGCAGTATGGGGCACGGTATCGCGCAGGTATCGGCCGCTGTCGGCCACGACGTACTCCTGAACGATATCGACGACGAGCGCGTGCAGGCCGGCCTCGACGCCATCGAGGGCAACCTCCAAGAGGGCATCGAGCGCGGGAAAGTCACCGAGGGCGAACGTGACGCGACGCTCGGCAACATCGACGGAACGGCCGACTTCGACGCCGCCGTCGAAGGTGCCGACTTCGTCGTCGAGGCGGTGCCGGAGGATATGGACCTGAAGAAAGATGTTCTCACCGACGTGGAGGCTCTCGTCGCCGAGGACGCTATCGTCGGGACGAACACGTCCTCGCTGTCCGTGACGGAACTCGCGAGCGCGCTCGACACTCCCGAGCGCGTGGCCGGTGTCCACTTCTTCAACCCACCACACATCATGCCACTGGTCGAGGTTATCGTCGCTGAACAGACCAGCGAGGCCACTGAGCAGGCCGTCGTGGACTACGTCGAGGACATCGACAAAGACCCCGTTGTCGTCCGCGACACGGCCGGGTTCGCGTCCTCGCGGTTGGGCGTCGTGCTGGGACTTGAGGCGATGCGGATGGTCGAGAGCGGCGTGGCAAGCGTCGAGGACATCGACACGTCGATGCGCGAGGGGTACAACCACCCGATGGGGCCGCTGAAGCTCACCGACATGGTTGGTCTCGACGTCCGACTCGACATCGCGGAGTATCTGACCGACGAACTCGGGCAGCGGTTCCGCCCGCCGCAGATTCTCCGTCGGAAGGTCCGGGCGGGCAACCTCGGGAAGAAATCCGGCGAGGGGTTCTACATCTGGGAAGACGGTGAGGCCGTCCGGCCCGCCGGGGAGGGTGGCCGATGA
- a CDS encoding TRAP transporter permease, with translation MSQAQDEAPVWSPLGLDRQHLLNNLVTVVALLFWARIVLYAWYQEVPRAKFAALFLGGGMLLYVFKQLHDVGTDGSRLERIGLWFCALVSAVVPGYVWWHYNVLETLRIGYALPREYALGAVFTLVVLYLTYRAFGAAFVGVVVVAIGYAYFGYAIPGLFGHSGIGERQIVNILTMEFDGFFGSITQIVAAWVALFLLYAGLMRGFGAFQLIMKLAFRTAKYLRSGVAQSAVVSSLIVGSINGAQTANAAMTGSFTIPLMQESGMKGESAGGIEAVASSGGQIMPPVMGAAAFVMASLVTGVGYVDVLVAGIIPALVFYISVAIGVHYMAIKQLPEGGINLDERMEELDDGYHPAIEGLRFGIPFVVLLYTLGIAQWTVISSALYTCGTMILTGAGLPLVLSFVKDGMDPVETLKEAATDTVGGFKFGGVSMAPIAIIIAAVNGIVDLLNATGMPGKLSLAIVGVAGGVMLFTVILAMVICLILGLGMPTVAAYTIVALLIAPTLIGNFAVPTLAAHFFVFYAAILSGITPPIAIAVVVTAGIAGSNFWRTALEALKLGLPLFILPFTFIYNPEIVTGGFDVNTVISGAVVLLGAVAITHGLNCAPRPFNVPSPFSYGVRGFFVALGTLAMVWPTMMPRVGVVALAMALILIQTQVPRFQAVRAVPEGD, from the coding sequence ATGAGTCAAGCACAGGACGAAGCACCCGTATGGTCACCACTGGGGCTCGACCGCCAGCACCTGCTGAACAACCTCGTCACAGTGGTGGCACTCCTCTTTTGGGCTCGAATCGTATTGTACGCGTGGTATCAAGAAGTCCCACGGGCGAAATTCGCCGCCCTGTTCCTCGGCGGCGGGATGTTGCTATACGTCTTCAAGCAGTTACACGACGTGGGGACGGACGGAAGCCGCCTCGAACGAATCGGTCTGTGGTTCTGTGCGTTGGTAAGTGCCGTCGTCCCCGGGTACGTCTGGTGGCACTACAACGTGTTGGAGACACTCCGCATCGGATACGCACTCCCGCGTGAGTACGCACTCGGGGCGGTGTTCACACTGGTCGTCCTGTACCTCACTTACCGGGCGTTCGGTGCCGCCTTCGTCGGCGTCGTGGTGGTGGCCATCGGCTATGCGTACTTCGGGTACGCGATTCCAGGCCTGTTTGGCCATAGTGGCATCGGAGAACGACAGATAGTGAACATCCTGACGATGGAGTTCGACGGGTTCTTCGGGTCGATTACCCAGATCGTCGCCGCGTGGGTCGCGCTGTTCCTGCTGTACGCGGGACTGATGCGAGGGTTCGGTGCGTTCCAACTCATCATGAAACTCGCGTTCCGGACGGCCAAGTACCTCCGGTCCGGCGTCGCACAGTCGGCCGTCGTGTCGAGTCTCATCGTTGGCTCCATCAACGGCGCGCAGACGGCGAACGCCGCGATGACCGGATCGTTCACGATTCCGCTGATGCAGGAGAGCGGGATGAAAGGCGAATCGGCTGGCGGTATCGAAGCGGTCGCATCCTCCGGTGGGCAGATAATGCCGCCGGTCATGGGTGCTGCTGCATTCGTGATGGCCTCGCTCGTGACCGGTGTCGGATACGTCGACGTCCTCGTCGCCGGTATCATCCCGGCACTGGTCTTCTACATCTCGGTAGCCATCGGTGTCCACTACATGGCCATCAAGCAACTCCCCGAAGGTGGAATCAACCTCGACGAGCGCATGGAGGAACTGGACGACGGGTACCATCCGGCCATCGAAGGACTCCGTTTCGGAATCCCGTTCGTCGTGTTGCTCTACACGCTGGGTATCGCCCAGTGGACGGTCATCTCCTCGGCACTGTACACCTGCGGTACGATGATTCTCACAGGTGCCGGCTTGCCCCTCGTCCTGAGCTTCGTGAAAGACGGAATGGACCCCGTCGAGACACTCAAAGAAGCCGCGACCGACACTGTCGGGGGGTTCAAGTTCGGTGGAGTTTCGATGGCACCCATCGCCATCATCATCGCGGCCGTCAACGGCATCGTCGACCTGCTGAACGCGACGGGGATGCCCGGCAAACTGTCGCTTGCCATCGTGGGCGTCGCGGGTGGTGTGATGCTGTTCACCGTTATCCTCGCGATGGTCATCTGTCTCATCCTCGGACTGGGGATGCCAACGGTCGCGGCGTACACCATCGTCGCACTGCTCATCGCACCGACGCTCATCGGTAACTTCGCGGTGCCAACGTTAGCCGCGCACTTCTTCGTGTTCTACGCGGCTATCCTGTCGGGCATCACGCCACCCATCGCGATTGCGGTGGTCGTGACCGCGGGTATCGCGGGGTCGAACTTCTGGCGGACAGCACTCGAAGCACTGAAGCTGGGCCTGCCCCTGTTCATCCTCCCGTTCACGTTCATCTACAATCCCGAAATCGTGACGGGCGGGTTCGACGTCAACACAGTCATCTCCGGTGCAGTCGTCCTACTGGGAGCGGTAGCCATCACCCACGGGCTGAACTGCGCGCCCCGGCCGTTCAACGTTCCGTCGCCGTTCAGTTACGGCGTGCGGGGGTTCTTCGTGGCTCTGGGGACACTGGCGATGGTCTGGCCGACGATGATGCCCCGCGTCGGCGTGGTTGCCCTCGCGATGGCCCTCATCCTGATCCAGACCCAAGTCCCGCGCTTCCAGGCCGTGCGGGCAGTTCCGGAAGGCGACTGA
- a CDS encoding Zn-ribbon domain-containing OB-fold protein, which yields MGAYISVPTWWRSLDSRYRLVVGECQECGAVKFPPEGACVECAAPDSFEEFEPEGTGEIVAHTVIEGGAPPEFTDLIDTESAIGAVLVELDEGARVPGMLTDCDPHDFGRGDRVEATVRRIYEQEGVVRYGAKFRPTED from the coding sequence ATGGGAGCCTACATCAGCGTCCCGACGTGGTGGCGGAGTCTCGACAGCCGATACCGGTTGGTCGTCGGCGAGTGTCAGGAGTGCGGTGCGGTGAAGTTCCCGCCGGAGGGAGCCTGCGTCGAGTGTGCCGCACCCGACTCCTTCGAGGAGTTCGAACCGGAGGGCACCGGCGAAATCGTCGCCCACACCGTCATCGAGGGTGGCGCGCCGCCGGAGTTCACGGACCTCATCGACACCGAGAGTGCCATCGGTGCGGTACTGGTCGAACTCGACGAGGGGGCACGCGTCCCCGGGATGCTCACGGACTGTGACCCCCACGACTTCGGTCGCGGCGACCGCGTGGAGGCCACTGTCCGGCGTATCTACGAGCAAGAGGGCGTCGTCCGCTACGGGGCGAAGTTCCGACCGACGGAGGACTAG
- a CDS encoding thiamine pyrophosphate-binding protein produces the protein MAVGDEVVARLAADGVETVFGIPGKQTLPLNQAMEEYGIEYVMTRHETAVSHNAWGYAETSGEVAATVVIPGPGDMNAMNGLKNALNDCTPLIHIAVETEPEVRGGDGIHETPPDTYDNVVKENYLVEEPQAAVATVAEAVRTAKTAPKGPVRVGIPKNFLGMDVPQAAPPAADPAEPPRPDADAVAAAADRLGSADEPVIVAGGGVRASEATESLTAVAERLDAPVLTTYKGKGTFPEDHPLSAGVLCGGTSPEVAAVLADADAALAVGTDFDAVSTGQWSLDVPENLIHVTLDANDIGTGYEPTVALVADADATLAALVEEVPDRDGNGIERARAARDADESRVDDLVSGDEPPLMSPTALQAVRSALPEDTVVAVDAGGSRIWTLVSFPALGPRSYVNPGSWATMGTGLPSAIGAKAANPDADVVALTGDGGLMMCVHELATLAAEDIDVTVVVFTNQDYAIISEEAERSYGLEEMTYGWSGAPLSFGPIAEGMGLDAMQAETPAEIESTVADAVASDGPTLVAVPTDPVEPQASEWMSRSR, from the coding sequence ATGGCCGTCGGTGACGAAGTCGTCGCCCGTCTCGCGGCGGACGGCGTCGAGACAGTCTTCGGCATCCCCGGCAAGCAGACGCTCCCGTTGAACCAAGCGATGGAGGAGTACGGTATCGAGTACGTGATGACGCGCCACGAGACGGCTGTCAGCCACAACGCGTGGGGCTACGCCGAGACGAGCGGCGAGGTAGCCGCAACGGTGGTCATCCCCGGCCCGGGCGACATGAACGCGATGAACGGGCTGAAGAACGCGCTGAACGACTGTACGCCGCTGATTCACATCGCAGTCGAGACGGAGCCGGAGGTCCGTGGCGGGGACGGCATCCACGAGACGCCGCCGGACACCTACGACAACGTCGTCAAGGAGAACTATCTCGTCGAGGAACCGCAGGCCGCCGTGGCGACTGTCGCGGAGGCGGTTCGGACGGCGAAGACTGCACCGAAGGGGCCGGTTCGAGTGGGCATCCCGAAGAACTTCCTCGGCATGGATGTCCCCCAGGCCGCACCCCCGGCAGCGGACCCCGCGGAGCCACCACGGCCGGACGCCGATGCCGTAGCGGCGGCCGCCGACCGACTCGGGAGCGCGGACGAACCCGTCATCGTCGCGGGCGGCGGTGTCCGGGCATCCGAGGCGACGGAGAGCCTCACGGCTGTCGCGGAGCGTCTGGACGCGCCAGTGTTGACTACCTACAAGGGGAAGGGAACGTTCCCGGAGGACCACCCGCTCTCCGCGGGTGTCCTCTGTGGCGGGACGAGTCCCGAGGTGGCAGCCGTACTGGCCGACGCAGACGCGGCACTGGCTGTCGGGACCGACTTCGACGCCGTGTCGACGGGGCAGTGGAGCCTCGACGTGCCGGAAAATCTGATTCACGTCACGCTGGACGCGAACGACATCGGGACGGGGTACGAACCGACCGTCGCGCTCGTCGCGGACGCGGACGCCACGCTCGCCGCGCTCGTCGAGGAGGTTCCCGACCGTGACGGAAACGGGATTGAGCGTGCGCGTGCCGCGCGCGACGCGGACGAGAGTCGTGTCGATGACCTCGTGAGTGGCGACGAACCACCCCTGATGTCACCGACGGCGTTGCAGGCGGTGCGGTCGGCACTCCCCGAGGATACCGTCGTGGCCGTGGACGCCGGTGGGTCCCGCATCTGGACGCTGGTCTCCTTCCCCGCCCTCGGGCCGCGGTCGTACGTCAACCCCGGGTCCTGGGCGACGATGGGGACGGGCCTCCCCTCCGCCATCGGCGCGAAGGCCGCAAACCCCGACGCGGACGTGGTGGCACTGACTGGCGACGGCGGGCTGATGATGTGCGTCCACGAACTGGCCACGCTCGCTGCCGAAGACATCGACGTGACCGTCGTCGTGTTCACGAACCAAGACTACGCCATCATCAGCGAGGAAGCCGAGCGGAGTTACGGGTTGGAGGAGATGACCTACGGGTGGTCGGGCGCGCCGCTGTCGTTCGGCCCCATCGCCGAGGGGATGGGCCTCGACGCGATGCAGGCCGAGACGCCCGCCGAAATCGAGTCGACCGTCGCCGACGCGGTTGCGAGCGACGGCCCGACGCTCGTGGCCGTCCCGACCGACCCAGTCGAACCACAGGCCAGCGAGTGGATGTCGCGCTCCCGGTGA
- a CDS encoding thiolase domain-containing protein → MREAYVVGAAQSHFGTFPDESYRSLFSSAFEGAVDSVDGDFDRTEVDEAYVGTLGVGGRQLGLPGPAVTEHVGLDGASCTRVENACAASGVALRQALMSIRAGVADIAVASGVEIMTDMSGEQTRYWLGVSGETEWERMAGTTFAGVYAQMASAHMDEYGTTREHLSRVAAKNHGNGAKNPYAHLGFECSLEDAMAGTTVADPLNLYDCCPTSDGASVAILASREAAEELTDTPVRLTGSGQASGTVGLFNRPTITGIPATEKAAEQAYEEADVGPADIDFAEVHDCFSIAELMAYEDLGFCEKGEAGPYIASGATEPDGERPVNLSGGLKSKGHPIGATGTGQTVEVFKQLRGEAGDRQVDGLERGLSHNVGGSGGAVAVHVYEEGWA, encoded by the coding sequence ATGCGAGAGGCATACGTAGTCGGGGCTGCCCAGTCACACTTCGGGACTTTCCCCGACGAATCCTACCGCTCGCTGTTCAGTTCGGCGTTCGAGGGAGCCGTCGACAGCGTCGACGGCGACTTCGACCGCACAGAAGTAGACGAGGCGTACGTCGGGACGCTCGGCGTCGGTGGCCGCCAACTCGGCCTCCCCGGTCCGGCCGTCACCGAACACGTCGGCCTCGACGGGGCGTCGTGTACGCGCGTCGAGAACGCGTGTGCGGCGAGCGGCGTCGCACTCCGGCAGGCACTCATGTCCATCCGCGCAGGCGTGGCCGACATCGCCGTCGCCAGCGGCGTCGAAATCATGACCGACATGAGCGGCGAGCAGACCCGCTACTGGCTCGGCGTCTCCGGTGAGACGGAGTGGGAGCGCATGGCCGGTACCACCTTCGCCGGCGTGTACGCACAGATGGCCTCGGCCCACATGGACGAGTACGGCACCACCCGCGAACACCTCTCGCGGGTCGCCGCCAAGAACCACGGGAACGGCGCGAAGAACCCGTACGCCCACCTCGGGTTCGAGTGTTCACTCGAAGACGCGATGGCGGGGACGACTGTCGCAGACCCGCTGAACCTCTACGACTGCTGTCCGACCTCCGACGGCGCGAGCGTCGCCATCCTCGCCAGTCGCGAGGCCGCCGAGGAACTCACCGACACGCCCGTCCGACTCACCGGGAGCGGTCAGGCCAGCGGCACCGTCGGCCTGTTCAACCGGCCGACCATCACGGGTATCCCCGCCACCGAGAAGGCGGCCGAGCAGGCCTACGAGGAGGCCGACGTGGGTCCGGCGGACATCGACTTCGCGGAGGTCCACGACTGTTTCTCCATCGCGGAACTGATGGCCTACGAAGACCTTGGCTTCTGCGAGAAGGGCGAAGCCGGGCCGTACATCGCCTCCGGCGCGACCGAACCGGACGGCGAACGCCCGGTCAACCTCTCGGGCGGTCTCAAGTCGAAGGGCCACCCCATCGGGGCGACGGGGACCGGCCAGACCGTCGAGGTGTTCAAACAGTTGCGCGGCGAGGCGGGTGACCGACAGGTCGACGGCCTCGAACGCGGCCTCTCACACAACGTGGGTGGGTCCGGCGGTGCTGTCGCTGTCCACGTCTACGAGGAGGGATGGGCATGA
- a CDS encoding TAXI family TRAP transporter solute-binding subunit — translation MAPVSRRDVLKASSGMAAFALAGCQGNGDGGGDGDGGGDGGGGDGGGGGGRVSISVGIPSAGTTTGAASNSFQRVVSEESGDTEPAGELRWNNQETGGDPPSLRQFQQGNVQAMSGGNFIIASAKQELPPFEQQPVENIPHQMFSIAPLHMQVHAVEGSGIETTDDLVGNNLWPLPPQWGLRQQAETVLENAGYWSELQDTDSIVNAGTGDVAGAIEEGRIDAIFSYGAGFANLAGWATEVDARANLHPVEWTDSMIEGANNTRGTGHSEIEAYGWENQDFNGETIDVYGADFQFWLGSSISRDVGYELAKISNEHTAAIQEGQPAYLDHSDPENMASLYLENHPVHPGPYDFLEEQGVDMSAYTRGEVQG, via the coding sequence ATGGCTCCTGTTAGCAGACGGGATGTGCTGAAGGCATCGAGCGGTATGGCTGCGTTCGCGTTGGCTGGTTGCCAAGGGAACGGCGACGGTGGCGGAGACGGAGATGGCGGTGGCGATGGCGGCGGTGGCGATGGCGGCGGTGGCGGCGGTCGTGTCTCCATCAGCGTCGGGATTCCGAGTGCCGGTACGACGACCGGTGCGGCGAGCAACTCGTTCCAGCGCGTCGTCTCCGAGGAATCGGGCGACACTGAACCGGCGGGCGAACTTCGGTGGAACAATCAGGAAACTGGCGGCGACCCGCCGAGCCTCCGACAGTTCCAGCAAGGGAACGTACAGGCGATGAGCGGTGGGAACTTCATCATCGCGTCGGCCAAGCAGGAACTGCCGCCGTTCGAGCAACAGCCCGTAGAGAATATTCCGCACCAGATGTTCTCCATCGCGCCGCTCCACATGCAAGTCCACGCAGTGGAGGGGTCGGGCATCGAGACGACCGACGACCTCGTCGGCAACAACCTCTGGCCGCTCCCGCCGCAGTGGGGGCTCCGCCAGCAGGCCGAGACGGTGCTGGAGAACGCGGGTTACTGGAGCGAACTCCAGGATACCGACTCCATCGTCAACGCCGGAACCGGCGACGTGGCCGGTGCAATCGAAGAGGGCCGCATCGATGCAATCTTCAGCTACGGTGCCGGGTTCGCCAACCTCGCCGGCTGGGCGACCGAGGTCGACGCCCGTGCCAACCTCCACCCAGTGGAGTGGACCGACTCGATGATAGAGGGTGCGAACAACACGCGTGGGACGGGCCACAGCGAAATCGAAGCGTACGGCTGGGAGAACCAGGACTTCAACGGCGAGACGATCGACGTCTACGGTGCCGACTTCCAGTTCTGGCTCGGCTCGTCCATCTCCCGGGATGTCGGCTACGAACTCGCGAAAATCAGCAACGAACACACCGCCGCAATTCAGGAAGGGCAGCCAGCCTACCTTGACCACAGCGACCCCGAGAACATGGCGTCGCTGTACCTCGAGAACCACCCGGTCCACCCGGGTCCGTACGACTTCCTGGAGGAGCAGGGAGTCGATATGAGCGCGTACACTCGCGGCGAAGTCCAGGGTTAA
- a CDS encoding CoA-transferase subunit beta → MDYTDTELMVVKAAEQLQDGDSVLVGIGVPNLAANLAKRTHAPDLRMIYESGTIDSNPSSLPLSIGDPVLASGAASLESLHGGFNYYLQAGRIDAGFLGGAQIDKHGNINSTVIGDYDDPDVRLPGSGGACEIASNVERTIITTPHQRQRFPEEVDFITSPGFIDGEGARERHGLREGGPVAVITDMAVMGFEDCEMVVESLHPGVEREDVQEKTGWDIAFADDVTETEPPTEAELRLIREELDPDGVYL, encoded by the coding sequence ATGGACTACACCGACACCGAACTGATGGTCGTGAAGGCGGCGGAGCAACTCCAAGACGGCGATTCGGTGCTGGTCGGCATCGGCGTCCCGAACCTCGCGGCGAACCTCGCCAAACGGACGCACGCGCCGGACCTGCGGATGATATACGAGTCGGGAACCATCGACTCGAACCCCTCCTCTCTGCCGCTGTCCATCGGCGACCCCGTGCTTGCGTCGGGTGCGGCGTCGCTCGAATCCCTGCACGGCGGGTTCAACTACTACCTGCAGGCCGGCCGCATCGACGCCGGATTCCTCGGCGGTGCCCAAATCGACAAGCACGGCAACATCAACTCGACGGTCATCGGCGACTACGACGACCCGGACGTGCGCCTCCCCGGGAGCGGCGGTGCTTGCGAAATCGCCAGCAACGTCGAGCGGACTATCATCACGACGCCACATCAGCGGCAGCGGTTCCCCGAGGAAGTCGACTTCATCACGAGTCCCGGCTTCATCGACGGCGAGGGTGCCCGTGAACGGCACGGCCTGCGCGAGGGCGGCCCCGTGGCCGTCATCACCGACATGGCCGTGATGGGCTTCGAGGACTGTGAGATGGTCGTCGAGTCACTCCACCCCGGCGTCGAACGCGAAGACGTGCAGGAAAAAACTGGGTGGGATATCGCGTTCGCGGACGACGTGACCGAGACCGAACCGCCGACCGAGGCGGAACTCCGGCTAATTCGGGAGGAACTGGACCCCGACGGGGTCTACCTCTAG
- a CDS encoding DUF7511 domain-containing protein, which produces MTENHDTLETVFDPADRPRHSPIALVSKTVDTDGGATACTVYDRRTYSIDRMSTWITAVGDSFVDCREQC; this is translated from the coding sequence ATGACAGAGAACCACGACACACTCGAAACCGTGTTCGACCCGGCGGACAGGCCGAGACACTCTCCCATTGCTCTCGTCTCGAAAACCGTCGACACGGACGGCGGAGCAACCGCATGCACGGTTTACGACCGCCGGACATATAGCATCGACCGCATGTCGACGTGGATAACGGCCGTAGGAGATTCGTTCGTGGACTGTCGGGAGCAGTGCTAA
- a CDS encoding DMT family transporter, translating to MLGTPLALTVGVVPGEIVALFAALVSSVGYVSARQGLSDASPEALVTVTAAVSVVILVPYAVATGQTQLTPAMVGVFFLSGLLGTGLGRFLLSNSIELVGAGISHAVKSASPVVAVVFSVTFLGETLTLLLAIGVALVVVGLVVLARSGNEANPSVDARTAALVSLVIVFWFGTTPVIRKFGLSELGAPLVPALAVNFAVGLGVGVVMALYRDTSQLRAVFSGDSRWYLLLTGLCWTVSISSYFLALSLADAVVVVPIFNSSPLFTVALGLLLFEGSESPTRATLAGAVVTVCGVVLITVA from the coding sequence ATGCTAGGCACACCACTCGCTCTGACTGTTGGTGTGGTTCCGGGCGAAATCGTCGCCCTGTTCGCGGCACTCGTCTCCTCTGTCGGGTACGTCTCTGCCCGGCAGGGCCTCTCGGACGCGAGCCCCGAAGCGTTGGTCACGGTTACCGCCGCTGTCAGCGTCGTCATCCTCGTCCCGTACGCGGTGGCGACCGGACAGACCCAGTTGACCCCGGCGATGGTCGGTGTATTCTTCCTGAGTGGTCTGCTGGGGACTGGTCTCGGGCGGTTTCTCCTCTCGAACTCGATAGAGCTCGTCGGTGCGGGCATCTCACACGCCGTCAAGAGTGCCAGCCCTGTGGTCGCTGTCGTCTTCTCCGTCACGTTCCTCGGCGAAACGCTAACGCTATTGCTCGCTATCGGTGTCGCGCTCGTCGTGGTTGGGTTGGTCGTACTCGCTCGTTCGGGTAACGAGGCGAACCCGTCGGTGGACGCCCGGACGGCCGCCCTCGTCTCGCTGGTCATCGTGTTCTGGTTCGGAACCACACCCGTTATCCGGAAGTTCGGACTCTCGGAACTCGGCGCGCCGTTGGTGCCGGCACTGGCGGTGAACTTCGCCGTCGGCCTCGGCGTCGGCGTCGTCATGGCACTGTACCGGGATACCAGCCAACTCCGGGCCGTGTTCTCGGGCGACAGCCGGTGGTATCTACTGCTGACCGGTCTCTGCTGGACAGTCTCTATCAGCTCGTACTTCCTCGCGCTGTCGCTGGCCGACGCCGTCGTCGTGGTCCCGATTTTCAACTCTAGCCCGCTGTTTACCGTCGCGCTGGGCCTGCTCCTGTTCGAGGGGAGTGAATCGCCCACGCGCGCGACGCTCGCTGGCGCGGTGGTCACTGTGTGTGGCGTCGTCCTCATCACCGTCGCTTAA
- a CDS encoding CoA transferase subunit A has protein sequence MSKTTTMKQAVSAAVDDGDSIYLAGFTHLIPFAAGHEIIRQGYTGLEVARATPDLIYDQLIAAGCVSKVTFSWAGNPGVGSLHAFRRAAEDGVPNEIELEEYTHFGMTTRVYAGAVDLPFVPLKTFAGSDLPAHNDNIRPVESPFSDEEVYAVPPLKPDVAVVRGQRADEDGNVHLWGIPGEHKEAALAADTVVLSVEEIVDESVIRSDPNRTLVTADDVDHVVEEPYGSHPSYAQGYYDRDNDAYLNWDDVSRTHEDTQAWLDEWVYGVENRAEYIRKLSSDRLLDLQAGNAYSTAVNMGEN, from the coding sequence ATGAGCAAAACCACCACCATGAAACAGGCCGTTTCGGCGGCCGTCGACGACGGTGACAGTATTTACTTGGCCGGGTTCACGCATCTCATCCCCTTTGCGGCCGGCCACGAGATAATCCGGCAGGGATACACGGGCCTCGAAGTCGCGCGGGCCACCCCGGACCTCATCTACGACCAACTTATCGCCGCTGGCTGTGTCAGCAAGGTCACGTTCTCGTGGGCTGGTAACCCCGGCGTCGGGAGCCTCCACGCGTTCCGACGGGCCGCCGAAGACGGGGTCCCGAACGAAATCGAACTGGAGGAGTACACGCACTTCGGGATGACGACGCGGGTGTACGCGGGCGCAGTCGACCTTCCGTTCGTCCCGCTGAAAACCTTCGCTGGCTCCGACCTCCCGGCACACAACGACAACATCCGACCTGTCGAGTCTCCGTTCAGCGACGAGGAAGTGTACGCCGTCCCGCCGTTGAAGCCCGACGTGGCTGTCGTGCGCGGTCAGCGTGCCGACGAGGACGGGAACGTCCATCTGTGGGGCATCCCCGGCGAACACAAAGAGGCGGCACTCGCAGCGGATACCGTCGTGTTGAGCGTCGAGGAAATCGTCGACGAGTCGGTCATCCGGTCGGACCCGAACCGGACGCTCGTGACGGCGGACGACGTGGACCACGTCGTCGAGGAGCCGTACGGCTCCCATCCCTCCTACGCACAAGGGTACTACGACCGTGACAACGACGCGTACCTGAACTGGGACGACGTTTCCCGGACCCACGAGGACACACAGGCGTGGCTCGACGAGTGGGTCTACGGCGTCGAGAACCGTGCCGAGTACATCCGCAAACTGTCTAGCGACCGCCTGCTCGATTTGCAGGCCGGCAACGCCTACTCGACTGCGGTCAACATGGGTGAGAACTGA